The Bacteroidales bacterium genome includes a window with the following:
- a CDS encoding gluconate 2-dehydrogenase subunit 3 family protein, with protein sequence MQYNRRNFLKHLGFIYGSLLLYSSCNGNQKSGYRIFTKEEASCLIALCEQIIPADEDPGATDAGVINFIDKQTTLRFPDDEAIFKNGIVALQAFCKEKHNCLFEQLSSVEQVSIMKDMERNKLPGEYWQKANQASFFNLVLRRTMQGFYGSPRHGGNKDYVSYRMMKLDYPLLIGQNRYKDGK encoded by the coding sequence ATGCAATACAATAGACGAAATTTTCTGAAGCATTTGGGATTCATATACGGATCTTTATTATTGTATTCATCATGTAACGGGAATCAGAAATCCGGTTACAGGATATTTACTAAAGAAGAAGCTTCGTGTCTGATTGCATTGTGTGAACAGATAATTCCTGCCGACGAAGATCCGGGAGCGACGGATGCAGGGGTAATTAATTTTATAGATAAACAAACCACCCTGAGATTTCCGGATGATGAAGCAATCTTCAAGAATGGAATAGTGGCCTTACAGGCTTTTTGTAAAGAAAAACACAATTGTTTGTTCGAACAGTTATCGTCTGTAGAACAGGTTTCAATCATGAAAGATATGGAAAGGAATAAATTGCCCGGAGAATACTGGCAGAAAGCTAATCAGGCTTCTTTTTTCAACCTGGTATTACGTCGTACTATGCAAGGTTTTTACGGGTCTCCACGACATGGCGGGAATAAAGATTATGTCAGTTACCGGATGATGAAACTGGATTATCCTTTATTAATCGGACAAAACAGATACAAAGATGGCAAATAA
- a CDS encoding retroviral-like aspartic protease family protein, with the protein MKTTIPIEIVTLGEDNSFHLFVSGTINKKKCDLLIDTGASQTVFDASIIPEITEKKGIKQEIQSTGINAGELISSIGNIEKFKLGDLKRKNWKVVLIDLSHVNETYKRFSDKRVSGLIGSDFLLRHKAIIDYKRKELILRNIKQY; encoded by the coding sequence ATGAAAACGACCATCCCTATTGAAATTGTTACATTAGGTGAAGATAATAGTTTCCATTTATTCGTAAGTGGAACCATCAATAAGAAAAAATGTGACTTATTGATAGATACCGGAGCCTCACAAACTGTATTTGACGCTTCGATCATTCCTGAAATCACAGAAAAAAAAGGGATCAAACAGGAAATACAGTCGACAGGGATCAATGCCGGAGAACTCATCAGCAGTATCGGAAATATTGAAAAATTTAAACTGGGTGATCTGAAACGTAAAAACTGGAAAGTCGTATTGATCGATCTCAGTCATGTAAATGAAACATATAAGCGCTTTTCTGATAAACGTGTTTCGGGGTTGATCGGAAGCGATTTCCTGTTACGGCATAAAGCCATTATCGATTATAAGAGGAAAGAGCTTATACTGAGGAATATCAAACAATACTAA
- a CDS encoding ComF family protein: MPSVVSELTRGFVGLFYPNICACCSNGLMHGEMHICSHCLYELPETGFYKEKDNQVAQIFWGRAEVENATAQYFFKKGNRIQRLMHQMKYQGQKQIGEVLGKRMGEKLERSCFNNIDVVVPVPLHPKKMSKRGYNQSEWIARGVGASMNKPMDAKTLIRHSATNTQTRKKRYERWENVASGFGLSDPESLAGKHVLLIDDVITTGATLEACIHTILCSPESKVSVAALAFASI, encoded by the coding sequence ATGCCATCAGTAGTATCCGAACTTACCAGAGGATTTGTCGGACTATTTTATCCGAATATCTGCGCTTGTTGCTCTAACGGATTGATGCACGGAGAAATGCACATCTGTAGCCATTGCTTGTATGAGCTTCCGGAAACCGGTTTTTATAAAGAAAAAGACAATCAGGTAGCACAGATATTCTGGGGAAGGGCAGAAGTGGAAAATGCCACGGCCCAATACTTTTTTAAAAAAGGGAACCGGATACAAAGACTGATGCATCAAATGAAGTACCAGGGGCAAAAGCAAATAGGAGAAGTCCTTGGAAAGAGAATGGGGGAAAAGCTTGAACGATCCTGCTTCAATAACATCGATGTGGTAGTTCCGGTCCCCCTACATCCGAAAAAAATGAGCAAACGGGGATACAACCAAAGTGAATGGATTGCCAGGGGAGTCGGTGCTTCGATGAACAAGCCGATGGATGCAAAGACACTGATCCGTCATTCCGCAACGAATACGCAAACCCGTAAAAAGCGTTATGAAAGATGGGAGAACGTGGCGTCAGGATTTGGCTTATCTGATCCCGAATCACTGGCAGGGAAACACGTACTGCTAATTGATGACGTGATTACAACAGGCGCTACGCTTGAAGCCTGTATCCATACGATCCTGTGCTCTCCGGAATCAAAAGTCAGTGTAGCTGCTTTAGCTTTCGCTTCAATATAA
- a CDS encoding polyprenyl synthetase family protein — protein MIYNLEQCSSFVEKQLKELAIHEKKPVNLYEPVAYTLESGGKRIRPSLTLMACNLFSDNIEQALMPAVAIEVFHNFTLLHDDVMDHADVRRNRPTVHKRWSESTAILSGDAMLVLAYQYISQAKPEILSSVLDIFSNTALEVCEGQQYDMDFEQRTDVSIDEYLKMIRLKTAVLLAASLKIGALCGGGDQHSSEALYKFGISLGLTFQIQDDWLDVYSDPKIFGKATGGDILSGKKTFLLLSALEKADNKTREHLLALLNRKDIQDEEKIRQVKQVYDQLDVNGMAQQKMEIYYQETMKHLKDLTLPDGSRKEELEKVAAVLLKRSK, from the coding sequence ATGATATATAATCTTGAGCAATGTTCCTCGTTCGTGGAAAAACAACTAAAAGAACTGGCTATCCACGAAAAAAAACCTGTCAATCTTTACGAGCCTGTTGCATATACGCTTGAATCGGGAGGTAAACGCATCCGCCCCTCATTAACTTTAATGGCCTGTAACCTGTTTTCCGATAATATAGAACAGGCTTTGATGCCTGCAGTAGCTATTGAAGTTTTCCATAATTTCACATTACTGCATGATGATGTAATGGATCATGCCGATGTCCGTAGAAACCGCCCTACCGTTCATAAACGCTGGTCTGAAAGCACGGCGATCCTCTCCGGCGATGCTATGCTGGTACTGGCTTATCAATATATTAGCCAGGCAAAGCCGGAAATACTATCTTCGGTATTGGATATTTTTTCCAACACAGCTCTGGAAGTATGCGAAGGACAGCAATACGACATGGATTTCGAACAACGCACGGATGTCTCCATTGATGAATACCTGAAAATGATCCGGTTAAAAACCGCCGTTCTTCTGGCAGCAAGTCTAAAAATCGGAGCCCTTTGCGGTGGCGGCGACCAACATAGTTCGGAAGCATTATACAAGTTTGGCATATCACTGGGATTGACGTTCCAGATACAGGACGACTGGCTGGATGTATATTCCGACCCTAAGATATTCGGAAAAGCAACAGGAGGAGATATCCTGAGCGGAAAGAAAACATTCCTGCTATTATCGGCATTGGAAAAAGCCGACAATAAAACCCGGGAACATTTATTAGCCCTACTGAACAGAAAAGATATACAGGATGAGGAAAAGATCAGGCAGGTAAAGCAGGTCTACGACCAATTGGATGTGAACGGAATGGCACAACAAAAAATGGAGATCTATTATCAGGAGACCATGAAGCACCTGAAAGATTTGACATTACCGGATGGATCCCGCAAGGAAGAATTGGAAAAAGTAGCAGCCGTTTTGTTAAAACGGAGCAAATAA
- the miaA gene encoding tRNA (adenosine(37)-N6)-dimethylallyltransferase MiaA, whose amino-acid sequence MKRLVVIIGPTAIGKTRVAIEVAKALCTEIISCDSRQMYREMQIGTAVPDAEELLAVPHHFIGNLSIHDYYNVSMFEQESLTLLEKLFEKYPVVVMTGGSGLYVDALTNGIDDFPTVDKEIREAVTGWFEEEGIEYLRRQLKMLDPEHYAKVDLRNHKRIMKAIEVSLQTGKPYSSFLTAKQRKRPFEILKIGLNRPREELFANINRRTEIMMDTGLLDEIHRLYPFRHLNALNTVGYKELFAYLDETHDLDTAIELIKRNTRRYAKRQLTWFARDPEIQWMHPDETEGIIDLSKRG is encoded by the coding sequence ATGAAACGTCTTGTCGTAATTATTGGCCCAACAGCTATCGGTAAAACACGGGTAGCTATCGAAGTGGCAAAGGCTTTATGTACTGAGATCATCTCTTGTGACTCCAGGCAGATGTATCGTGAGATGCAGATAGGTACAGCGGTTCCTGATGCTGAAGAATTATTGGCGGTGCCCCATCACTTTATCGGTAATTTATCCATCCATGATTACTACAATGTAAGTATGTTTGAACAGGAGTCGTTGACGCTTCTTGAAAAATTGTTCGAAAAATATCCTGTTGTGGTGATGACTGGTGGTTCCGGACTTTATGTTGATGCCCTGACCAATGGTATCGATGATTTTCCTACTGTAGATAAAGAGATCAGGGAGGCAGTGACAGGCTGGTTTGAAGAAGAGGGTATCGAATACCTCCGGAGACAACTGAAAATGCTTGATCCGGAACATTATGCGAAAGTAGACCTGCGTAATCATAAACGGATCATGAAGGCCATCGAAGTCAGCTTGCAGACAGGTAAGCCCTATTCTTCCTTTCTTACGGCAAAACAACGGAAACGCCCGTTTGAAATTTTAAAAATAGGGTTGAACCGTCCGCGGGAAGAGTTATTTGCCAATATTAACCGCCGTACAGAGATAATGATGGATACGGGTTTATTGGACGAAATACATCGTTTATATCCGTTCCGTCATTTGAATGCACTGAATACGGTGGGGTATAAAGAATTATTTGCTTATCTGGATGAGACGCATGATCTGGATACGGCTATAGAATTGATAAAGCGTAATACACGGCGTTACGCCAAACGCCAGTTAACCTGGTTTGCCCGTGATCCTGAAATACAATGGATGCATCCTGATGAAACAGAAGGCATTATTGATTTATCGAAAAGAGGGTGA
- a CDS encoding GNAT family N-acetyltransferase, producing MIYEIINDASIAYKDHIPADRWKEPYMPMDELKHEINEGVVFFCFEEENEILGVMGVQDVLDVKLIRHAYVRTNRRKGGIGTRLLHYLTDNQEKTILIGTWKDAKWAIDFYLKNGFREVTEEEKNILLKKYWNIPDRQVETSVVLTNKKTA from the coding sequence ATGATATACGAGATTATAAACGATGCTTCAATAGCTTACAAAGATCATATTCCAGCAGACCGTTGGAAGGAACCATATATGCCGATGGATGAATTGAAACACGAAATTAACGAAGGAGTTGTATTTTTCTGTTTTGAAGAGGAGAATGAAATACTCGGAGTGATGGGTGTTCAGGATGTATTGGATGTCAAACTTATACGTCATGCCTATGTGCGGACAAATAGGCGGAAAGGAGGAATAGGTACCCGGTTACTCCATTATTTAACAGACAACCAGGAAAAAACCATATTGATTGGCACATGGAAAGATGCAAAATGGGCTATAGACTTCTACCTCAAAAACGGATTCCGGGAGGTAACAGAGGAAGAAAAAAATATTTTATTGAAAAAATACTGGAATATACCGGACAGACAAGTGGAAACATCTGTTGTCCTTACAAATAAGAAAACAGCTTGA
- a CDS encoding sensor histidine kinase, with protein MKVKAFYFGFRCPQWGIVLLFLLAMALTSGSLYAQTSSRPILIISSSNPGLPNIDDNISEFIRNYKSLGGKHPILIQNMNFESLSGIHRWVGQMRELLLTYQGEKRPALIIILGLAAWSAFISQDQEIIDHTIPVLCGLMNQNTVKLPEVGTDLREWEPESVDVSDSPGWGDAVSGALCFYDINKNVELIKHLYPMVEHIAFLSDNSFAGVSIQALVKKQMHNFPELKLILLDGRKASLPEIIEQIKHLPPNTALLLGSWRIDMNDNYSVSGVLSQITGTNPAIPSFALTPAGMEQGGVIGGYIPMSQTIGKDLSLRAFEYVDQSVAVVTDKNIQDIPNQFVFDRIKMKQSGIRKSSLPLPHQMLNRSFAMESYKYPLITIAAVFGLLLLGYLIVFFYFFRVKKLKEAAEESDRLKSAFLANMSHEIRTPLNAIVGFANILVMKEHTPQNRKSYCEIIQNSSKLLLRLIDDILYISRLETENIELSYETCDIVELSKKVLETVKYVDKNNNEIIFDPIYPKFDLYTDNQRLQQILINLLSNALKFTKDGTITLAFEVDQNNENVLFSVTDTGCGIPVEKHKSVFERFEKLNEYAQGTGLGLAICKLIAVKWGGDIWIDPAYKDGTRFVFSHPLKQTHKHH; from the coding sequence ATGAAAGTTAAAGCTTTTTATTTCGGTTTCAGGTGTCCCCAGTGGGGGATCGTGTTGTTGTTCCTGCTTGCGATGGCTTTGACGTCAGGCAGTCTCTATGCACAAACCTCTTCAAGGCCCATTTTGATCATTAGCTCCTCTAATCCCGGTCTCCCCAACATAGACGACAATATATCAGAGTTCATCAGGAACTATAAATCATTGGGGGGTAAACACCCCATACTCATCCAGAACATGAACTTTGAAAGTCTGTCGGGGATTCACCGATGGGTGGGACAGATGAGGGAACTCCTGCTCACCTATCAGGGTGAAAAACGGCCGGCATTGATCATTATCCTGGGGCTTGCGGCCTGGAGCGCCTTTATATCGCAGGATCAAGAGATTATAGACCATACCATACCAGTGCTGTGCGGATTGATGAACCAAAATACAGTCAAACTTCCGGAGGTAGGCACGGATCTGCGTGAATGGGAACCCGAGAGCGTCGATGTTTCGGATTCTCCGGGATGGGGAGATGCTGTTTCCGGTGCTCTTTGTTTTTATGATATAAACAAAAACGTGGAGCTCATCAAACACCTCTATCCGATGGTGGAACATATCGCTTTTCTTTCGGACAACTCTTTCGCCGGAGTGTCGATCCAGGCGTTGGTCAAAAAGCAGATGCATAACTTTCCTGAATTGAAACTGATTCTGCTGGATGGGCGCAAAGCTTCTCTCCCTGAAATTATCGAGCAAATTAAGCACTTGCCCCCTAATACGGCTTTGTTGTTGGGTTCGTGGCGTATTGACATGAATGACAACTATTCCGTATCCGGCGTACTTAGCCAGATAACCGGGACTAATCCCGCTATACCCAGCTTTGCTCTCACTCCGGCGGGTATGGAGCAAGGAGGAGTGATCGGAGGCTATATCCCCATGAGTCAGACGATTGGCAAGGACCTGTCGTTACGGGCGTTTGAATATGTCGACCAATCAGTCGCTGTGGTAACTGACAAAAATATACAGGATATTCCCAATCAATTTGTCTTTGACCGGATAAAGATGAAGCAATCGGGTATTCGCAAGAGCTCCTTGCCATTGCCCCACCAAATGCTTAACCGCTCCTTTGCCATGGAGTCCTATAAATATCCGCTGATTACCATTGCGGCTGTGTTCGGTCTGTTGTTGCTGGGCTACCTGATTGTATTTTTCTACTTCTTCCGGGTGAAAAAACTCAAAGAGGCAGCAGAAGAATCCGACCGTCTCAAATCAGCCTTTTTAGCCAATATGAGCCATGAGATCCGCACGCCGCTTAATGCTATTGTGGGCTTTGCCAACATCCTGGTCATGAAGGAGCATACTCCACAAAATCGAAAATCGTATTGTGAAATCATTCAAAACAGTTCCAAACTGTTACTGAGGTTAATTGATGATATTTTATATATTTCCAGATTAGAAACAGAAAATATTGAACTGTCCTACGAAACATGTGACATCGTTGAACTTTCTAAAAAAGTCCTGGAAACAGTAAAATATGTGGATAAAAACAACAATGAGATCATCTTTGATCCAATTTATCCAAAATTCGATCTTTATACAGACAATCAACGATTGCAACAAATATTAATCAATTTGTTATCTAATGCCTTAAAGTTCACAAAAGACGGCACTATAACCCTGGCATTTGAGGTAGATCAAAATAATGAAAATGTTCTTTTTTCGGTTACAGACACTGGATGCGGCATACCTGTTGAAAAGCACAAAAGCGTATTTGAACGGTTCGAAAAATTGAATGAATATGCGCAAGGTACAGGATTAGGTTTGGCTATCTGTAAACTGATTGCCGTAAAATGGGGGGGAGACATATGGATTGATCCGGCGTATAAAGATGGTACTCGTTTCGTATTCTCACATCCACTCAAGCAAACACACAAACACCATTAA
- a CDS encoding DUF695 domain-containing protein — translation MKSKPDNKNDELNDRYEKFWRWFQENEKEFFFTVKQSSNIEERFFDQLSPKLGEIKDGFFFLAGMLGDDIAELVFTADGNIADMVYIEELVNTAPDIAGWKFTAHKPPIDIEKFNIRMGNYEFSKNNLFFYSNDHDEYPDEIDISVIYTDFNEADQSSIVNGVYIFLDNYLGELKSVTVIDNLLVVGPDEAQKELIPIGKLNDFLTWREKEFVEKYDGERHNTENDSYSSLEATLENGKPLIAIVNSTLLAWDHKASHPWILRIEMKYDGEENNGMPDKPTYQLLDKIEDEIMSEMHDVDGYLNVGRETADSVREVYFACKDFRKPSKVMYQLVEKYTDEIDISFEIYKDKYWQTFQRFMVD, via the coding sequence ATGAAAAGTAAACCTGACAATAAGAATGATGAATTGAATGATCGATATGAAAAGTTCTGGCGCTGGTTTCAGGAAAATGAAAAGGAGTTCTTTTTCACAGTGAAACAGTCTTCAAATATAGAAGAGCGTTTTTTCGATCAGTTGTCGCCGAAACTGGGTGAGATCAAAGACGGATTTTTCTTTCTGGCAGGGATGCTTGGCGATGATATTGCCGAATTGGTATTCACCGCCGATGGCAATATTGCGGATATGGTATATATCGAAGAATTGGTAAATACGGCGCCAGATATTGCAGGCTGGAAGTTTACAGCACATAAACCCCCGATAGATATTGAAAAATTCAATATACGTATGGGAAATTACGAGTTCAGCAAAAACAATTTGTTTTTCTATTCGAACGATCACGATGAATATCCTGATGAAATAGATATCTCAGTTATCTATACCGATTTCAACGAAGCCGATCAATCGTCTATTGTCAATGGGGTTTATATATTTTTGGATAACTACCTGGGTGAATTAAAGTCAGTTACCGTTATCGATAATTTACTTGTTGTCGGGCCGGATGAGGCACAAAAGGAACTTATTCCGATCGGCAAATTGAACGATTTCCTGACCTGGCGGGAAAAGGAATTTGTCGAAAAGTATGACGGAGAACGGCATAATACAGAAAATGATAGTTATTCGAGCCTTGAAGCCACATTGGAAAACGGTAAGCCATTGATAGCGATAGTAAATTCTACCTTGCTTGCATGGGATCATAAAGCATCGCACCCATGGATATTACGGATCGAGATGAAATACGACGGAGAAGAAAATAATGGAATGCCCGATAAGCCTACATATCAGCTTCTTGATAAGATCGAAGATGAAATTATGAGTGAAATGCATGATGTAGATGGATATCTGAATGTCGGTCGGGAAACGGCAGATAGTGTCAGGGAAGTTTATTTTGCGTGCAAAGATTTCAGGAAACCGTCAAAGGTAATGTATCAACTGGTTGAAAAATATACGGATGAAATTGATATTTCCTTTGAAATATATAAAGATAAGTATTGGCAAACATTTCAACGGTTTATGGTCGACTAA
- a CDS encoding nucleotidyltransferase domain-containing protein produces the protein MQTIIINKLSDIQREYGIDILFACESGSRGWQFPSPDSDYDVRFIYSRPIEAYLSVAERDDQIGFPINDELDVYGWDIRKVLQLLRKSNTTPFEWLQSPIVYMRQQGFRDELWELCQQYFDRRSNIHHYLGIARGALETVVNNDEIKIKKLFYVLRPLLAAKWCLEKNAIAPMSIKPLMTLMPDGLQQLMLELIDRKSTAPEGYIIKIKPELQQYIDHEFDICTQASSEMPKMSFDVEPLDIFFRKIIKP, from the coding sequence ATGCAAACCATTATCATCAATAAATTATCAGATATTCAGAGAGAATATGGTATAGATATTCTCTTTGCATGTGAGTCGGGTAGTCGCGGCTGGCAGTTTCCTTCGCCCGACAGTGACTACGACGTTCGGTTCATCTATTCCCGTCCGATTGAAGCCTATCTTTCGGTTGCTGAACGTGATGACCAGATCGGTTTTCCGATTAATGACGAACTGGATGTTTATGGCTGGGATATACGTAAAGTCCTGCAATTGTTGAGAAAGTCGAACACCACACCATTCGAGTGGCTGCAATCGCCCATCGTGTACATGCGGCAGCAGGGATTCAGGGATGAACTATGGGAACTATGCCAACAATATTTCGACCGTCGCTCCAATATCCATCACTATCTTGGCATTGCCCGCGGAGCATTGGAAACGGTGGTAAATAACGACGAAATAAAAATCAAGAAACTGTTTTACGTGCTTCGTCCGTTGCTGGCAGCTAAATGGTGTCTGGAAAAGAACGCCATCGCACCGATGTCCATCAAGCCTTTGATGACCCTGATGCCCGACGGTTTACAACAACTCATGCTCGAACTGATCGATCGGAAATCGACAGCGCCTGAAGGATACATCATCAAAATAAAACCCGAATTACAGCAGTATATTGATCATGAGTTTGATATTTGTACACAGGCATCTTCAGAAATGCCCAAAATGAGTTTTGATGTAGAGCCGCTGGATATCTTTTTCAGGAAAATTATCAAACCGTAA
- a CDS encoding nucleotidyltransferase domain-containing protein: MTIGEIKDKGLLLFECISGSRAYGLDTPKSDTDLKGVFYLPKDQFYGLNYIPQVSNETNDEVYYELGRFVKLLSKNNPNILEILATPDDCILYRHPVMDQLHIGMFLSKLCKDTFAGYAITQIRKARGLKKKIVNPVDKERKSILDFCYVVKGYSSVPVREWLSAKRLRQEQCGLAAVPHVKGLYALFYDHADMFAYKGIISGDTANDVSVSSIPKGEKELINLYFNNDGYSAYCREYREYWEWVDKRNEDRYRSTMQHGKDYDAKNMMHTIRLLQVAEEILTTGQLRVKRPNREELLSIKSGKAGYDDLLQQANGLIERIEAAYVSSPLPDVPDENLIGQVLVQMRTELYG, encoded by the coding sequence ATGACGATCGGCGAAATAAAAGATAAAGGATTACTGTTGTTCGAATGCATCAGTGGAAGCCGTGCATATGGTTTGGATACCCCGAAATCGGATACCGACCTGAAAGGTGTATTCTATCTGCCTAAAGACCAATTCTACGGGTTGAATTATATCCCACAGGTAAGTAATGAAACCAATGATGAAGTGTATTACGAACTGGGGCGATTCGTAAAGTTGCTATCCAAAAACAATCCGAATATATTGGAGATATTGGCAACTCCGGATGATTGTATCCTGTACAGACATCCCGTCATGGATCAGCTCCATATAGGTATGTTCTTATCCAAGCTTTGTAAAGATACGTTTGCAGGATATGCTATTACACAGATACGTAAGGCCCGCGGACTGAAAAAGAAGATCGTGAATCCTGTAGATAAAGAACGGAAATCTATACTCGATTTCTGCTATGTCGTAAAGGGTTATTCATCTGTTCCTGTACGGGAATGGTTATCGGCAAAAAGGCTTCGCCAGGAACAATGCGGTTTGGCTGCCGTCCCTCACGTTAAAGGTTTGTATGCTTTATTTTATGACCATGCGGATATGTTTGCTTACAAAGGAATAATAAGCGGCGACACTGCTAACGATGTATCGGTAAGTTCCATTCCGAAAGGAGAAAAGGAATTGATCAACCTGTATTTTAATAACGACGGTTATTCGGCATATTGCCGCGAATACCGTGAATATTGGGAATGGGTGGACAAACGCAATGAAGACCGTTATCGCAGTACCATGCAGCACGGCAAGGATTACGATGCAAAAAACATGATGCATACCATCCGCCTGTTACAAGTAGCGGAGGAAATCCTCACAACAGGACAACTTCGTGTTAAACGCCCGAACAGGGAAGAACTTTTATCCATCAAATCGGGAAAAGCCGGATATGATGATCTGTTACAACAAGCCAACGGGTTAATCGAACGGATAGAAGCGGCTTATGTATCGAGTCCGTTACCCGATGTTCCTGATGAAAACCTGATAGGGCAGGTATTGGTACAAATGCGGACGGAATTGTATGGATAA
- a CDS encoding RtcB family protein: MNLSIRTKDLSKIGYTDNVARSIATIAINKHCKRRIKQEVLAELADVIQNPSGYHGHTVWGRLAEHFCPQEEQETYTCYDLRESSQSFKCYGGKYIDQPARQQMELAMRLPVTIQGALMPDAHAGYGLPIGGVLAVDNAVIPYAVGVDIGCRMSLSIFEECPQHLQRYAHQLKEALKEFTHFGMNGCLGFTQEHEVLDRTEFREIPLLKPLHGKAVRQLGSSGGGNHFVEFGDLELFPDNVLGLPANRYMALLSHSGSRGLGAEIARHYSNIAREKCRLPREAQHFAWLDMQSEEGQEYWQCMNLAGDYAEACHERIHANLSKATGLQKIANVNHHHNFAWKEILPDGRDAIVHRKGATPAHTGEAGIIPGSMTTSGYLICGKGAPEALYSASHGAGRAMSRQKAKESFTRSELKKMLNSAAVTLIGGSVEEASLAYKNIDHVMEAQTALVEVHGRFMPRIVRMNKE; this comes from the coding sequence ATGAATTTATCCATAAGAACAAAAGATTTAAGTAAAATCGGTTACACCGACAATGTAGCCCGAAGTATTGCCACCATTGCAATCAACAAGCATTGTAAACGCCGGATCAAGCAGGAAGTGCTCGCCGAACTGGCAGATGTGATACAAAACCCGTCCGGTTATCACGGACACACAGTCTGGGGACGACTGGCCGAACATTTCTGCCCGCAGGAAGAACAGGAAACATACACCTGTTACGACCTGCGCGAGTCGTCGCAAAGCTTCAAATGTTATGGCGGCAAATATATCGACCAACCCGCCCGACAACAAATGGAACTGGCCATGCGTCTGCCCGTTACTATACAGGGAGCTTTGATGCCCGATGCACATGCAGGTTACGGTCTGCCCATCGGCGGAGTGTTGGCAGTCGACAATGCCGTGATACCTTACGCTGTAGGTGTCGATATCGGATGCCGCATGTCCCTGTCAATATTCGAAGAATGTCCGCAACACCTACAACGCTATGCTCATCAGTTGAAGGAAGCATTAAAGGAATTCACTCATTTCGGAATGAATGGATGCCTTGGTTTCACTCAGGAACATGAAGTACTCGACCGGACAGAATTCAGGGAAATACCGTTGCTGAAACCTTTGCATGGTAAAGCGGTCAGACAACTTGGCTCATCGGGCGGTGGCAATCATTTCGTGGAGTTCGGCGATCTGGAGCTTTTTCCCGACAATGTGCTCGGATTGCCCGCAAACCGTTACATGGCGTTGTTGTCACATTCGGGTTCCCGCGGCTTAGGTGCGGAGATAGCCCGCCATTACAGCAATATTGCCCGCGAAAAATGCCGGCTTCCGCGGGAAGCGCAACATTTCGCGTGGCTGGACATGCAGTCTGAGGAAGGACAGGAATACTGGCAATGTATGAATCTTGCGGGAGATTATGCCGAAGCCTGCCATGAACGTATTCATGCCAACCTTTCTAAAGCGACGGGGTTGCAAAAAATTGCCAATGTGAATCACCACCATAATTTCGCATGGAAGGAAATCCTGCCTGATGGGCGCGACGCCATTGTCCACCGTAAGGGCGCGACGCCTGCCCACACAGGCGAAGCAGGCATTATCCCCGGAAGCATGACCACGTCAGGCTATCTGATTTGCGGAAAAGGTGCGCCCGAAGCCCTTTATTCGGCGTCGCACGGTGCCGGACGAGCCATGTCGCGTCAGAAAGCTAAAGAAAGTTTCACTCGATCGGAACTGAAGAAAATGCTGAATTCGGCAGCTGTAACGCTCATTGGTGGCTCTGTGGAAGAAGCGTCATTGGCATATAAAAATATCGACCATGTCATGGAAGCACAAACGGCATTGGTAGAAGTGCACGGACGCTTCATGCCACGGATAGTAAGAATGAATAAAGAATAA